The sequence below is a genomic window from uncultured Stenotrophomonas sp..
ACTTGGAGAGAGAGCCCATGAATTGCAAGTCCAACAAGCTGCGTGACGCAGTGGTGCTGGCCCTGGTCGCAAGCGCCGGCACCACCGGTGCAGCCTTCGCCCAGGACAACGGCGGCGCCACCACTCTTGACCGCATTGAAGTCACTGGTTCGCGCATCAAGAGCGTCGACGTCGAAACCTCGCAGCCTGTGTTCATCATGGACCGTGCCGCGATCGAAAAGCAGGGCCTGACTTCGGTCGCCGACGTCCTGCAGCGCATCTCGGCCAACGGTGCCGGCCTGAACACCAATTTCAACAACGGCGGCGACGGTTCCTCGACCATCAGCCTGCGCAACCTGGGTTCCTCGCGCACCCTCGTGCTGGTCAACGGCCGGCGCTGGGTGTCCAACATGTCCGGCTCGGTTGACCTGAACACCATTCCGGCCGCCATCGTCGAGCGTGTGGAAGTCCTGAAGGACGGCGCCTCCTCGGTCTACGGCTCCGACGCCATCGCTGGCGTGGTCAACCTGATCACCCGCAGCGATTTCGACGGCGCCGAGGTCAATGCCTATTTCGGCCAGTACGGTGAAGGCGACGGCCAGCGCACCTCGTTCGACGTCACCGTCGGTGCGAGCAGCGATCGTGGCAACCTCGTCATCAGCGCTTCGCGTGTGAAGGAAGACCAGGTGATGGCCGGTGACCGCGCCATCTCTGCCGAGCCGTACTTCGGCCTGGGTTCGGCCTACTACAGCAGCTACTCGGCCAACGGCAAGATCAACCGTTCGGCTGCCGATGGTGGCAACCTGGCGCTGCGCCCGGGCGCCGTGGGCAGTGGTCTGGCCAGCAACCCGTACTACGCGGCTGACCAGTACATCCCCTACACCGCCGACTTCAACTACAACTTCGCCAAGGACAATTACCTGGCGACCCCGCAGAAGCGCAGCGCGCTGTTTGCCCAGGGCAGCTACAACCTGACCGACAACATCCAGCTGAAGATGGATGCGCTGTTCAACGAGCGTCGTTCGGCACAGCAGTTGGCTGGTTACCCGCTGAGCACCATCAGCACCGGCCTGAGCATGAGTGGCGACAGCTACTTCAATCCGTGGAGCACCCAGCACGGTGGTGACGGCCGCGAAGTCAGCTGGACCCACCGCCTGACCGAATCGCCGCGCATCTACGACCAGAACACCAAGACCCAGCACATTTATCTGGGCCTGGATGGCTATCTCGAGTTCGCCGACCGCCAGTTCAGCTGGGATGCCGGTTACGCCTTCAACAAGACCAACGAAGTGGAAACCCAGATTGGTGATGCCAACCTGCTGTCCCTGGAGAAGGCGCTGGGAGCTTCGGAAGTCCGTGACGGCAAGGTCGTTTGCGTCACCGCGCCGGGCGGAAGCGTCATCGACGGCTGCACCCCGTTCAACCCGCTGTCGCCGCAGGGTGGCGTGACCCAGGAGATGCTGGACTACATCCTGTTCACCGCCCACAACACTTACGAATATCGCAACGAAAGCGTCACCGCCAACGTTTCCGGCGAGCTGTTTGAACTGCCGGCTGGCTGGCTGAGCTTCGCCGCAGGTATCGAACACCGCAAGGAAAGCGGCTACTCCTCGCCGGATGCCTTCATTGCCAACGGCCTGACCTCCGGCAATGCGTTCACTCCGACGGCTGGCTCCTACACGCTGGACGACGCCTACCTCGAACTGCTGGTGCCGGTCCTCAAGGACCTGCCGGGCGCCCAGCTCCTGGAGCTGAGCGTGGCAACCCGCTATTCGGACTACAGCAACTTCGGCGACACGCTGAACAGCAAGTTCGGCTTCAAGTGGAAGCCGCTTGATGACGTCCTCGTCCGCGGTAACTGGGCCGAAGGCTTCCGTGCACCGTCGATCACCAACCTGTATCGCGGCAACTCGGACTCGTTCTCGCAGTACTCCGATCCGTGCTCGGCCGATGGTCGCTTCGCGGGTAACGCTGCGGTGATGAGTGCCTGTCAGGCCGATGGCGTGCCGGCTGGCTTCGTTGCCGAATACAACAGTGGTGGCGGCACCACCGGCGGCCAGACCATCTATCCGTTCACTCTGGGCGGCAACCCGAACCTGACTCCGGAAACCTCGACCAGCAAGACCCTGGGTATCGTGTACAGCCCGTCGTGGGCACAGGGCCTGAACATCTCGCTGGATTGGTGGTCGATCGAGCTGGAAAACCGTATCAGCAGCTTCTCGCCCAACGACATTCTGGACAAGTGCTACGTTGAAGGCCTCTCCAGCTACTGCGACCTGTTCACCCGCCGTGCTGACGGCAAGGTCGGCACCATGTTCATCGGCCCGATCAATGCCGGCTTCCAGGAAGTGGAAGGTTGGGACATGACGGTCAAGTACCGCATGCCGGAAACCCAGATCGGCAACTTTGCCTTCACCTGGGATTCCACCTACGTCAGCAAGAACCGCGATCGCTCGTTTACCTCGGATCCGTGGTCGGCCCTGAATGGCATGTACTTCGAGTCCGATCCGTACTGGCGTCTGCGCAGCAACCTGACCACCGACTGGTCCTACGGTGACCTCAGCGCGAGCTGGATGATCCGCTATCGCTCCGGTCTGAAGGAAGACGTTGGCGGCGAGCGCCTGGAGTCGATTGCCTACCACGACATCCAGGTCAGCTATGCACTGCCGTGGAACGCCAACATTCGCGTTGGCTCCAACAACGTGTTTGCCAAGGAACCGCCGATGACGTGGGATGCCTTTGCCAACTCGTTTGACCCGCAGTACGACATCCCGGGCCGCTACATGTACATGCAGTACACCCAGCGTTTCTAATATGTCGCGTGGTTGAGTAAGCTGAGATGGCCCGGGTTTCCGGGCCATCTCTTTTTTCGTGAAACCGAGAGCCGAATCATGAACATGAAGAAGCAATGGACGCTTGCCGGCCTCCTGCTGGCCACTGTCTCCATCATGGCCCCTGCGCTGGCTGCAAGCGACCGCGCCCTTGAAGCCAAAAATTCATTCCAGGCGCAGCACGACGCTATCCTTGTCGACCTCAACGGCGACAAATACCAGGAGATCACCCAAGACGACCGCCACAAGGTCATGGAAGCACTTGGGCGGATAGATTCGCATCTGAGTCAGCAGGGCGTCACCCAGATTGACCGCCTGCCACAAGAAGTGGCGGTCGCGGTATTCAACGATCAGAACCTGATCAACAGCATCCTCACCCAGGCTGCCGCCGATAGCCGCCTGATCTGCCGCCGGGAAAAGACCATCGGCTCGAACTTTCCGCAGAACAATTGCCTGACCGTCGCCGAACGGCGGCGACAGAAGGATCAGGCGCAGGATGACGTGGTGCGCCTGCAGCGCACGCCGCGCAGTACCAATTGACGGCATGCATGCAAACAGAAGACCGGCCACACGCGCCGGTCTTGTTGTTTCAGCCCCATGATCCGGAAGCTCAACCGACCGGAATCAACGTCTCGATCACATGCTCGACATAGGCCTCGAATTCCTCGCGGGCCTGTTTGGGCTGCTGCAATTGCAATGACAGCTGCAGGAAGCCGACATAGGCCGCGTAGGCGAGGCGCGCGCGGTGGCGGGCATCGGTGGAGCTGAGGCCGGCCTGGCGGAACGAGGCCATCAGGTAGTCCAGGCGCCGCTGGGATACCCGGTCGATCACCGGGCGCACCAGCGGGTTGTCCAGTGCCTTGAGCAGCTCGCTGTAGATGATGTGCGGCGTCACCTCGTGGGCGACCAATTGGAACAGCGCACGCAAGCGGGTCCGGGGGTCCGGCACTTCTTCCAGACTGCCGAACACCTGTTGCTGCTCGACCAGTTCCCAGCGTTCCAATGCCGCCTGCAGCAGCGCGTCGCGCGAGGGGAAATGCCAGTAGAAGCTGCCCTTGGTGACCCCGAGGCGGCGGGCCAGCGGCTCCACCGCCACCGCGCCGACACCCTGTTCGGCGATCAGGTCGAGGGCTGCTTGGGCCCAGTCGTCCGCACTGAGGCGGCTGTTGCGCGTACCGCGGGATTCCGCCGGAGAAGAAACTGGAGACTCGTTCATGTACCGATTTAACCATACGCAGGGGACTGGTTGCAGTATGTGCAGGCTCAGGATCGCGAGGAACCCGTGCTCCGTGCGCCGATGAAGCCCAACGGCAGCAAGGCTCCATTCCATACCCAACAGTATTGACAGAGCATGCAACATATCCATACCATCCAGTACGGTTACTCGCATTGATCGCGCATGCACATGCAGGACATCCAACTGGAAGGTGCCCACGGCATCGGCCTGGCTGCCAGCCGGACCCCCGGCGACAAGCCGCCGGTCCTGTTCGCGCATGGCTTCGGCCAGACGCGCGGTGCATGGACGGGGGCGATGGCCGCGCTTTCGGCAGCGGGCCACGCAACGCTGTCCTATGACGCGCGCGGCCACGGCGGCTCGGACTGGAACGCGGCGGCGCTGCCCTACCACGGCGACCAGTTCACCGATGACCTGATCGTCGTCGCCGGCGAACTGCCGCGTCCGCCGGTATTGGTGGGTGCATCGATGGGCGGACTGTTCGGCTTGCTGGCCGAGGCGCGCTGGCCCGGCCTG
It includes:
- the btuB gene encoding TonB-dependent receptor — encoded protein: MNCKSNKLRDAVVLALVASAGTTGAAFAQDNGGATTLDRIEVTGSRIKSVDVETSQPVFIMDRAAIEKQGLTSVADVLQRISANGAGLNTNFNNGGDGSSTISLRNLGSSRTLVLVNGRRWVSNMSGSVDLNTIPAAIVERVEVLKDGASSVYGSDAIAGVVNLITRSDFDGAEVNAYFGQYGEGDGQRTSFDVTVGASSDRGNLVISASRVKEDQVMAGDRAISAEPYFGLGSAYYSSYSANGKINRSAADGGNLALRPGAVGSGLASNPYYAADQYIPYTADFNYNFAKDNYLATPQKRSALFAQGSYNLTDNIQLKMDALFNERRSAQQLAGYPLSTISTGLSMSGDSYFNPWSTQHGGDGREVSWTHRLTESPRIYDQNTKTQHIYLGLDGYLEFADRQFSWDAGYAFNKTNEVETQIGDANLLSLEKALGASEVRDGKVVCVTAPGGSVIDGCTPFNPLSPQGGVTQEMLDYILFTAHNTYEYRNESVTANVSGELFELPAGWLSFAAGIEHRKESGYSSPDAFIANGLTSGNAFTPTAGSYTLDDAYLELLVPVLKDLPGAQLLELSVATRYSDYSNFGDTLNSKFGFKWKPLDDVLVRGNWAEGFRAPSITNLYRGNSDSFSQYSDPCSADGRFAGNAAVMSACQADGVPAGFVAEYNSGGGTTGGQTIYPFTLGGNPNLTPETSTSKTLGIVYSPSWAQGLNISLDWWSIELENRISSFSPNDILDKCYVEGLSSYCDLFTRRADGKVGTMFIGPINAGFQEVEGWDMTVKYRMPETQIGNFAFTWDSTYVSKNRDRSFTSDPWSALNGMYFESDPYWRLRSNLTTDWSYGDLSASWMIRYRSGLKEDVGGERLESIAYHDIQVSYALPWNANIRVGSNNVFAKEPPMTWDAFANSFDPQYDIPGRYMYMQYTQRF
- a CDS encoding conserved exported hypothetical protein (Evidence 4 : Homologs of previously reported genes of unknown function) translates to MNMKKQWTLAGLLLATVSIMAPALAASDRALEAKNSFQAQHDAILVDLNGDKYQEITQDDRHKVMEALGRIDSHLSQQGVTQIDRLPQEVAVAVFNDQNLINSILTQAAADSRLICRREKTIGSNFPQNNCLTVAERRRQKDQAQDDVVRLQRTPRSTN
- a CDS encoding Transcriptional regulator, TetR family — its product is MNESPVSSPAESRGTRNSRLSADDWAQAALDLIAEQGVGAVAVEPLARRLGVTKGSFYWHFPSRDALLQAALERWELVEQQQVFGSLEEVPDPRTRLRALFQLVAHEVTPHIIYSELLKALDNPLVRPVIDRVSQRRLDYLMASFRQAGLSSTDARHRARLAYAAYVGFLQLSLQLQQPKQAREEFEAYVEHVIETLIPVG